One segment of Nocardioides sp. QY071 DNA contains the following:
- a CDS encoding prephenate dehydrogenase yields the protein MSETSLTSPLTGPVEIVGTGLIGTSIALACRRAGLEVLLTDTTSDHVRTATGLGAGRARTADDVPQLVVVAVPPDALGSVINQVLDAVGHDTVVTDVGSVKAGPLAAVAGHAAIGRYVGSHPMAGTEHSGPLSANAELFDGRPWAITPGPDATASATRVVEALALVCGAVPVHLSPVEHDRAVARTSHVPHLMASLVAGTLAGASADHLALSGTGVRDVTRVAGGDPRLYSQIISGNATAVAALLSEVRDRLDLALEAVAGGDRVGLESLLAYGQAGTRAIPGKHGAAPEPMEAVRVALPDQPGGLARLFADAGDSGVNIEDVRIDHDPGRPVGQVELDVVVGRAEELRAALESRGWVTHR from the coding sequence GTGTCCGAGACGAGCCTGACCAGTCCGCTCACCGGCCCGGTCGAGATCGTCGGGACCGGGTTGATCGGCACCTCCATCGCGCTGGCCTGCCGACGCGCGGGCCTCGAGGTGCTGCTGACGGACACCACGTCCGACCACGTGCGTACGGCGACCGGGCTCGGCGCCGGTCGCGCACGCACGGCGGACGACGTCCCGCAGCTGGTCGTGGTCGCCGTACCGCCCGACGCGCTGGGCAGTGTCATCAACCAGGTCCTCGACGCCGTCGGCCACGACACGGTGGTCACCGACGTGGGCAGCGTCAAGGCCGGTCCGCTGGCCGCGGTGGCCGGGCACGCGGCGATCGGCAGGTACGTCGGCAGCCACCCGATGGCCGGCACCGAGCACTCCGGTCCGCTCTCGGCCAATGCCGAGCTCTTCGACGGCCGCCCGTGGGCGATCACTCCCGGGCCGGACGCCACCGCGTCGGCGACCCGCGTGGTCGAGGCGCTGGCGCTGGTGTGCGGCGCGGTGCCGGTGCACCTGAGCCCGGTCGAGCACGACCGCGCGGTCGCGCGCACCTCGCACGTCCCGCACCTGATGGCCTCGCTCGTCGCCGGCACCCTGGCCGGCGCCTCGGCCGACCACCTGGCCCTGTCGGGCACCGGTGTGCGCGACGTCACCCGGGTGGCCGGCGGCGACCCGCGGCTGTACAGCCAGATCATCAGCGGCAACGCGACCGCGGTCGCCGCGCTGCTCAGCGAGGTCCGCGACCGGCTGGACCTGGCGCTGGAGGCGGTCGCCGGGGGCGACCGGGTCGGCCTGGAGTCGCTGCTGGCCTACGGGCAGGCCGGCACCCGGGCGATCCCGGGCAAGCACGGCGCGGCGCCGGAGCCGATGGAGGCCGTGCGGGTGGCCCTGCCCGACCAGCCGGGCGGGCTGGCGCGGCTGTTCGCGGACGCCGGCGACAGCGGCGTCAACATCGAGGACGTGCGCATCGACCACGACCCCGGTCGCCCCGTCGGCCAGGTCGAGCTCGACGTCGTCGTGGGCCGTGCCGAGGAGCTGCGGGCCGCTCTGGAGTCGAGGGGCTGGGTGACTCACCGGTAG
- the scpB gene encoding SMC-Scp complex subunit ScpB has product MSEEALAPPVAELRPALEAVLMVADQPLDAVALATAVGHPEPEVVAALAALAAEYDDQGRGFELRNVAGGWRYYTREELAPVVEAFVLEGQQARLTQAALETLAVVAYQQPVSRARVSAVRGVNVDGVMRTLLSRGLVEEAGRDGEHGATLYRTTSYFLERIGIVSLDELPDLAPHLPELADVEEELRESVAEPAAAGADEPAPVAEEDDDDA; this is encoded by the coding sequence ATGAGTGAAGAGGCCCTGGCCCCGCCCGTGGCCGAGCTGCGTCCCGCGCTGGAGGCGGTGCTGATGGTCGCCGACCAGCCGCTCGACGCGGTGGCGCTGGCGACCGCCGTCGGCCACCCGGAGCCCGAGGTCGTCGCTGCGCTCGCCGCCCTCGCGGCGGAGTACGACGACCAGGGCCGCGGCTTCGAGCTGCGCAATGTCGCCGGCGGCTGGCGCTACTACACCCGCGAGGAGCTGGCACCCGTCGTCGAGGCGTTCGTGCTCGAGGGTCAGCAGGCCAGGCTCACCCAGGCCGCGCTGGAGACGCTCGCGGTCGTGGCCTACCAGCAGCCGGTCTCCCGCGCGCGGGTCTCGGCCGTGCGCGGGGTCAACGTCGACGGCGTGATGCGGACCCTGCTCAGCCGCGGCCTGGTCGAGGAGGCCGGCCGCGACGGGGAGCACGGCGCGACTCTCTACCGGACCACGAGCTACTTCCTGGAGCGCATCGGCATCGTCTCGCTCGACGAGCTGCCCGACCTGGCGCCGCACCTGCCCGAGCTCGCCGACGTCGAGGAGGAGCTGCGCGAGAGCGTCGCCGAGCCGGCCGCCGCGGGCGCCGACGAGCCCGCGCCGGTGGCCGAGGAGGACGACGATGACGCGTGA
- a CDS encoding helix-turn-helix transcriptional regulator, which produces MIPAPPVPAALRGYVVARIPYDVDFGAPGMHRGLPSTTITLVLPLDDPLRVSWAGRPASLHSAWASLSGLHTEPAAIHHDGSQRGVQVALTVEGVRVLLGRPAADLSGALTDLDEAVVPQALRDLPERLHALASWPARVALVDRTLAGLAARGGDPAPRAEVAHALALLTSGNRVAEVAEEVGYSRRRLGTLVRAECGLAPKAFQRVARLETARGLLGHRPLAEVADACGYADQAHLTREWTALAGCTPTTWLREEFPFVQDRDDDVGAGLQA; this is translated from the coding sequence ATGATCCCGGCTCCACCGGTGCCCGCGGCCCTGCGGGGGTATGTCGTCGCACGCATCCCGTACGACGTCGACTTCGGCGCGCCCGGCATGCACCGCGGGCTGCCGTCGACCACGATCACCCTGGTGCTCCCGCTCGACGACCCCCTCCGGGTCTCGTGGGCCGGGCGTCCGGCGAGCCTGCACTCCGCCTGGGCGTCCCTGTCCGGGCTGCACACCGAGCCGGCGGCGATCCACCACGACGGCTCGCAGCGCGGGGTCCAGGTCGCACTGACGGTCGAGGGGGTGCGGGTGCTGCTCGGGAGGCCGGCGGCGGACCTGTCGGGAGCGCTGACCGACCTCGACGAGGCCGTCGTACCGCAGGCGTTGCGGGACCTGCCCGAGCGGTTGCACGCGCTGGCGTCCTGGCCGGCGCGGGTCGCGCTGGTGGACCGGACCCTGGCGGGGCTGGCGGCGCGTGGGGGAGACCCGGCCCCGCGGGCCGAGGTCGCGCACGCCCTCGCGCTGCTCACGTCGGGGAACCGGGTGGCGGAGGTGGCCGAGGAGGTCGGCTACAGCCGGCGCCGGCTCGGGACGCTGGTGCGGGCGGAGTGCGGGCTCGCGCCCAAGGCGTTCCAGCGGGTAGCGCGGTTGGAGACGGCGCGTGGGCTGCTCGGGCACCGTCCGCTGGCGGAGGTGGCCGACGCGTGCGGGTACGCCGACCAGGCGCACCTGACGCGCGAGTGGACCGCGCTGGCCGGGTGCACGCCGACGACGTGGCTGCGCGAGGAGTTCCCGTTCGTTCAAGACCGCGACGACGACGTGGGAGCAGGCTTGCAGGCATGA
- a CDS encoding lysophospholipid acyltransferase family protein, protein MSAHEVRRPARWLLVRGRPASRWLIRRRYDVRVHHPDRFPAHGAAVVAGNHIGLVDGPLMAIFAPRPVHALTKIEMFSGPLGPFLRASGQIPLDRDHTDPAAVRTALRVLRDGHAVGVFPEGTRGPGDLERIHGGAAYLALVTGAPVVPLTFLGSRDPGGSSSSLPHKGARIDIVVGEPYAVDAAPWPRTRENVRLTSAALRTHLQQQLAEALDETGRRLPGPLPQGERDE, encoded by the coding sequence GTGAGCGCGCACGAGGTCCGGCGACCCGCTCGCTGGCTCCTGGTCCGGGGACGGCCGGCCTCGCGGTGGCTGATCCGGCGCCGGTACGACGTCCGGGTGCACCACCCGGACCGCTTCCCCGCCCACGGGGCAGCGGTGGTCGCGGGCAACCACATCGGGTTGGTTGACGGACCACTGATGGCGATCTTCGCGCCGCGACCCGTGCACGCGCTGACCAAGATCGAGATGTTCTCGGGCCCCTTGGGCCCGTTCCTGCGGGCGTCGGGGCAGATCCCGCTCGACCGCGACCACACCGATCCGGCGGCCGTGCGGACCGCGCTGCGGGTGCTCCGCGACGGCCACGCGGTGGGCGTGTTCCCCGAGGGCACGCGGGGGCCGGGGGACCTCGAGCGGATCCACGGCGGGGCGGCGTACCTGGCGCTCGTGACGGGGGCACCCGTCGTACCGCTGACCTTCCTGGGATCCCGTGACCCCGGCGGCTCGAGCAGCTCGCTGCCCCACAAGGGGGCCCGGATCGACATCGTCGTGGGGGAGCCGTACGCCGTCGATGCGGCTCCGTGGCCCCGGACGCGGGAGAATGTCCGTCTGACCTCGGCCGCGCTGCGCACCCACCTGCAGCAGCAGCTGGCCGAAGCCCTGGACGAGACGGGGCGGCGCCTGCCCGGACCGCTCCCGCAAGGAGAACGTGATGAGTGA
- a CDS encoding steroid 3-ketoacyl-CoA thiolase, which translates to MGNPVIVEAVRTPLGKRKGWLAGLHPAQTLGFIQAEVLRRAGVDPALVEQVVGGCVTQAGEQSNDMVRRAWLYAGLPMATAGTALDAQCGSGQQSAHLVNDMVAAGTIDVGIACGVEMMSRIPLGANVPPGMGDPRPDDWSIDMPNQFEAADRIARNRGLTRADLEALGLASQAKARVAVDEGRFKREIAAIEAPVLDDEGKPTGETRLVDADQGLRETTAEGLAGLRTVLEDGLHTAGTSSQISDGAAALLIMDEDRARALGLTPRARIKAQCLVGSDPYYHLDGPIDATARLLEKTGMAIGDFDLFEVNEAFASVVLSWAGVHGVDLDKVNVNGGAIALGHPVGATGVRLITTALHELERRDQGTALISMCAGGAMATGTVIERI; encoded by the coding sequence ATGGGCAACCCTGTGATCGTCGAAGCAGTCCGCACCCCCCTGGGCAAGCGCAAGGGCTGGCTGGCCGGCCTGCACCCGGCCCAGACCCTGGGCTTCATCCAGGCCGAGGTGCTCCGTCGCGCTGGGGTCGACCCGGCGCTCGTCGAGCAGGTGGTCGGCGGCTGCGTCACCCAAGCCGGCGAGCAGTCCAACGACATGGTGCGCCGGGCGTGGCTGTACGCCGGGCTGCCGATGGCGACCGCGGGGACCGCGCTGGACGCGCAGTGCGGCTCGGGACAGCAGTCCGCCCACCTGGTCAACGACATGGTCGCCGCCGGCACCATCGACGTCGGTATCGCCTGCGGCGTGGAGATGATGTCGCGCATCCCGCTGGGCGCCAACGTCCCGCCGGGGATGGGCGACCCGCGCCCCGACGACTGGTCGATCGACATGCCGAACCAGTTCGAGGCCGCCGACCGGATCGCGAGGAACCGCGGCCTCACCCGCGCCGACCTCGAGGCGCTCGGCCTCGCCTCCCAGGCCAAGGCCCGGGTCGCCGTCGACGAGGGCCGCTTCAAGCGCGAGATCGCCGCGATCGAGGCGCCGGTGCTCGACGACGAGGGCAAGCCGACCGGTGAGACCCGTCTCGTCGACGCCGACCAGGGCCTGCGCGAGACCACCGCCGAGGGCCTGGCCGGCCTGCGCACCGTGCTCGAGGACGGTCTGCACACGGCCGGCACCTCCTCGCAGATCTCCGACGGTGCGGCCGCGCTGCTGATCATGGACGAGGACAGGGCGCGCGCCCTGGGCCTGACCCCGCGGGCCCGGATCAAGGCGCAGTGCCTGGTCGGGTCCGACCCCTACTACCACCTCGACGGCCCGATCGACGCCACTGCGCGACTGCTCGAGAAGACCGGCATGGCGATCGGCGACTTCGACCTGTTCGAGGTCAACGAGGCGTTCGCGTCCGTCGTGCTCTCCTGGGCCGGCGTCCACGGCGTCGACCTGGACAAGGTCAACGTCAACGGAGGTGCTATCGCGCTCGGTCACCCGGTCGGGGCCACCGGCGTGCGGCTGATCACCACCGCGCTGCACGAGCTGGAGCGGCGCGACCAAGGCACCGCGCTGATCTCGATGTGTGCCGGCGGTGCGATGGCGACCGGCACCGTCATCGAGCGGATCTGA
- the cmk gene encoding (d)CMP kinase: MSVPVNVVVAVDGTSGSGKSSTCRAVADRLGLRYLDTGAQYRAITWWMLDQGVDVHDPAAVAARASEPVLVSGTDPLAPTITVDGRDVSVEIRSDEVNGAVSPVSAVPEVRTRLVSLQRALIGAGGIVVEGRDIGSVVWPQAELKVYLTADPAARAARRALENGGADVTATQESLLARDKIDSGRAVAPLTMAEGAVHVDSTELSLDEVVDVVVGLVMERV; this comes from the coding sequence GTGAGTGTGCCGGTGAACGTGGTCGTAGCAGTTGACGGAACCTCCGGCTCGGGCAAGTCCAGCACGTGCCGCGCGGTCGCCGACCGGCTCGGCCTGCGCTACCTCGACACCGGGGCGCAGTACCGCGCCATCACCTGGTGGATGCTCGACCAGGGTGTCGACGTGCACGACCCGGCCGCGGTGGCCGCCCGCGCCTCCGAGCCGGTCCTCGTCTCCGGGACCGACCCGCTCGCGCCGACCATCACGGTCGACGGCCGTGACGTCTCCGTCGAGATCCGCAGCGACGAGGTCAACGGCGCGGTCTCGCCCGTGAGCGCGGTGCCCGAGGTCCGCACCCGGCTGGTGAGCCTCCAGCGCGCCCTGATCGGCGCCGGCGGCATCGTCGTGGAGGGCCGCGACATCGGGTCCGTGGTCTGGCCGCAGGCCGAGCTCAAGGTCTACCTCACCGCCGACCCGGCCGCCCGCGCCGCCCGCCGCGCCCTGGAGAACGGTGGCGCCGACGTCACCGCCACCCAGGAGTCGCTGCTCGCCCGCGACAAGATCGACTCCGGCCGGGCCGTCGCCCCGCTGACCATGGCCGAGGGCGCGGTCCACGTGGACTCGACCGAGCTGAGCCTCGACGAGGTCGTCGACGTCGTGGTGGGCCTGGTGATGGAGCGCGTGTGA
- the der gene encoding ribosome biogenesis GTPase Der, which yields MSEDTPTGVVPVLAVVGRPNVGKSTLVNRILGRREAVVEDIPGVTRDRVSYDAEWAGRAFTLVDTGGWDPDARGMAERIKVQAEVAVTLADAVLFVVDASVGITDADEAVVRVLRKSGKPVVLAANKVDDERAEAEAHGLWNLGLGEPFSVSALHGRGSGDLLDAVLSVLPEAPDRVEQELGGPRRIAIVGRPNVGKSSLLNKLAGEERVVVDNVAGTTVDPVDELVSLGGREWRFIDTAGIRKRVKEASGHEYYAWLRTSTAIERAEVCVLVLAGNESIAEQDMRILQEVREAGKALVIAFNKWDLVDAERRYYLDREIDRDLVQVQWAPRINITAKTGWHIDRLVPALDRAIEGWETRISTGSLNAFLGRIVAEHPHPVRGGKQPRILFGSQVQSAPPVFKLFTTGKLDQGYERFIERRLREEFGFVGTPIEIKVQPREKRGRR from the coding sequence ATGAGTGAAGACACCCCGACCGGGGTGGTCCCGGTGCTGGCCGTCGTCGGCCGCCCGAACGTCGGCAAGTCGACCCTGGTGAACCGGATCCTCGGCCGCCGCGAGGCCGTCGTCGAGGACATCCCCGGCGTGACCCGCGACCGTGTGTCGTACGACGCCGAGTGGGCCGGGCGGGCGTTCACGCTCGTCGACACCGGTGGCTGGGACCCCGACGCGCGCGGCATGGCCGAGCGGATCAAGGTCCAGGCCGAGGTGGCCGTCACCCTGGCTGACGCCGTGCTCTTCGTGGTCGACGCATCGGTGGGCATCACCGACGCCGACGAGGCCGTCGTCCGGGTGCTGCGCAAGTCCGGCAAGCCGGTCGTGCTGGCCGCCAACAAGGTCGACGACGAGCGGGCCGAGGCCGAGGCCCACGGCCTGTGGAACCTCGGCCTCGGCGAGCCGTTCTCGGTCTCCGCGCTCCACGGCCGAGGCTCGGGCGACCTGCTCGACGCTGTGCTGTCGGTGCTGCCCGAGGCGCCCGACAGGGTCGAGCAGGAGCTCGGCGGCCCCCGCCGGATCGCCATCGTCGGTCGCCCCAACGTCGGCAAGTCCTCGCTGCTCAACAAGCTCGCCGGCGAGGAGCGGGTCGTCGTCGACAACGTCGCCGGTACGACGGTCGACCCGGTCGACGAGCTGGTCTCGCTCGGTGGCCGCGAGTGGCGCTTCATCGACACCGCCGGCATCCGCAAGCGGGTCAAGGAGGCCTCGGGCCACGAGTACTACGCGTGGCTGCGCACCTCCACCGCGATCGAGCGGGCCGAGGTGTGCGTGCTCGTGCTCGCCGGCAACGAGTCGATCGCCGAGCAGGACATGCGGATCCTGCAGGAGGTCCGCGAGGCCGGCAAGGCGCTCGTCATCGCCTTCAACAAGTGGGACCTCGTCGATGCCGAGCGCCGCTACTACCTCGACCGTGAGATCGACCGCGACCTCGTGCAGGTGCAGTGGGCGCCGCGGATCAACATCACCGCGAAGACCGGCTGGCACATCGACCGGCTCGTGCCCGCACTCGACCGCGCCATCGAGGGTTGGGAGACCCGGATCTCCACCGGCTCCCTCAACGCCTTCCTCGGCCGCATCGTCGCGGAGCACCCGCACCCGGTGCGGGGCGGCAAGCAGCCTCGGATCCTGTTCGGAAGCCAGGTGCAGAGCGCGCCGCCGGTGTTCAAGCTGTTCACCACCGGCAAGCTCGACCAGGGCTACGAGCGGTTCATCGAGCGCCGGCTGCGCGAGGAGTTCGGGTTCGTCGGCACGCCGATCGAGATCAAGGTGCAGCCGCGGGAGAAGCGCGGCCGACGCTGA
- a CDS encoding VOC family protein, whose product MQFRDVDTMNAWLRGIGFVEHATHRDDAGTVVHAEWLWPGGGGIMFGAVRPDAPLQPAGSAAVYLVTDDPDAVFDAAVAAGAAVERPMVDQDYGGRGGSVRDPEGNHWSFGSYQPGADG is encoded by the coding sequence ATGCAGTTCCGCGATGTCGACACCATGAACGCGTGGCTGCGCGGGATCGGCTTCGTCGAGCACGCCACCCACCGCGACGACGCCGGCACCGTCGTGCACGCCGAATGGCTCTGGCCCGGCGGTGGCGGGATCATGTTCGGCGCCGTGCGGCCCGATGCCCCGCTCCAGCCGGCGGGGAGCGCCGCCGTCTACCTCGTCACCGACGACCCCGACGCCGTCTTCGACGCCGCCGTCGCGGCCGGGGCCGCGGTGGAGCGCCCGATGGTCGACCAGGACTACGGCGGCCGCGGCGGCAGCGTCCGCGACCCCGAGGGCAACCACTGGTCCTTCGGGTCCTACCAGCCCGGCGCGGACGGGTGA
- a CDS encoding ScpA family protein, whose translation MSEVEAGAEPGEQHGGFAVRLANFEGPFDLLLSLISKHKLDVTEIALSKVTDEFIAHIKKLPDDSLEETTSFLLVAATLLDLKAARLLPAGDVEDEEDLALLEARDLLFARLLQYKAYKQVAAVLDERLQAESRRYPRAVGLEERYAGLLPEVLIGIGLDQFAALAAKAMTPRPELQLTLHHIHAPTVSVREQAAIVVDRLRRSGTLTFRALCGDSPDTLTTVARFLSLLELFREGAVAFDQVTPLGELSVRWTGDEAVDVEDLITDEFDGAAPPEEEPTDE comes from the coding sequence GTGAGCGAGGTCGAGGCGGGCGCCGAGCCCGGCGAGCAGCACGGTGGCTTCGCCGTACGCCTGGCGAACTTCGAGGGCCCCTTCGACCTGCTGCTGAGCCTGATCTCCAAGCACAAGCTCGACGTCACGGAGATCGCGCTCTCGAAGGTCACCGACGAGTTCATCGCACACATCAAGAAGCTCCCGGACGACTCGCTCGAGGAGACGACGTCCTTCCTGCTGGTCGCGGCGACCCTGCTGGACCTCAAGGCAGCCCGGCTGCTGCCGGCGGGCGACGTGGAGGACGAGGAGGACCTGGCGCTGCTGGAGGCGCGGGACCTGCTCTTCGCGCGCCTGCTGCAGTACAAGGCCTACAAGCAGGTCGCGGCCGTCCTCGACGAGCGGCTCCAGGCCGAGTCCCGCCGCTACCCGCGCGCGGTCGGGCTCGAGGAGCGCTACGCCGGCCTGCTGCCCGAGGTGTTGATCGGGATCGGCCTCGACCAGTTCGCGGCGCTGGCGGCCAAGGCGATGACACCCCGGCCCGAGCTGCAGCTGACCCTGCACCACATCCACGCCCCGACGGTCAGCGTGCGCGAGCAGGCCGCGATCGTGGTCGATCGGCTGCGCCGCAGCGGCACGCTCACCTTCCGGGCGCTGTGCGGCGACTCGCCGGACACCCTGACCACGGTGGCACGGTTCCTGTCCCTGCTCGAGCTGTTCCGCGAGGGGGCGGTCGCCTTCGACCAGGTGACCCCGCTGGGCGAGCTGTCGGTCCGCTGGACCGGCGACGAGGCGGTCGACGTGGAGGACCTGATCACCGACGAGTTCGACGGGGCGGCACCGCCCGAGGAGGAGCCCACCGATGAGTGA
- a CDS encoding cytochrome P450, with protein MTELLIPEGWDPTDPDINEVALPHDEFRALRANEPIRWIEQVPEARAGFLDTGYWALTRHAEVRQVSKDNENWSAMENGVIIRFAPDMTRDQVEVQRAMLIHHDPPDHTQMRGIVSRGFTPRVIAALKTVLEERAREIVADAVAKGSGDFVEDIAAELPLQAIADFLGVPQEDRKKLFEWSNQMMGYDDPDIGADPAVASMEILVYFDQLANERRANPQDDIVTKLISVGADDDHGALTNDEFGFFVILLTVAGNETTRNATSHGMHAFFEHPDQWELWKKERPETAIDEIVRWATPVTVFQRTAKKDTELAGQAIKKGDRVAMFYASANFDETVFEDPFKFDIMRENNPHVAFGGHGAHYCLGANLARLQINLIFNAIADLAPDIELVGKPRRLRSGWLNAIKEMQVNYTK; from the coding sequence GTGACCGAGCTCCTCATTCCGGAGGGATGGGATCCCACCGATCCCGACATCAACGAAGTGGCCCTGCCGCACGACGAGTTCCGTGCGCTGCGGGCCAACGAGCCGATCCGCTGGATCGAGCAGGTCCCCGAGGCGCGCGCCGGCTTCCTCGACACCGGCTACTGGGCGCTGACCCGCCACGCCGAGGTCCGCCAGGTCTCCAAGGACAACGAGAACTGGTCGGCCATGGAGAACGGCGTGATCATCCGGTTCGCCCCGGACATGACCCGCGACCAGGTCGAGGTCCAGCGCGCGATGCTGATCCACCACGACCCGCCGGACCACACCCAGATGCGGGGCATCGTCTCGCGCGGCTTCACCCCCCGCGTGATCGCCGCCCTCAAGACGGTCCTGGAGGAGCGGGCCCGCGAGATCGTCGCCGACGCCGTGGCCAAGGGTTCCGGCGACTTCGTCGAGGACATCGCCGCCGAGCTGCCGCTGCAGGCGATCGCCGACTTCCTCGGCGTACCGCAGGAGGACCGCAAGAAGCTCTTCGAGTGGTCCAACCAGATGATGGGGTACGACGACCCCGACATCGGCGCCGACCCGGCGGTCGCGTCCATGGAGATCCTCGTCTACTTCGACCAGCTCGCCAACGAGCGCCGGGCGAACCCGCAGGACGACATCGTCACCAAGCTGATCAGCGTCGGCGCCGACGACGACCACGGCGCGCTCACCAACGACGAGTTCGGCTTCTTCGTGATCCTGCTGACCGTGGCGGGCAACGAGACCACGCGCAACGCGACCAGCCACGGCATGCACGCCTTCTTCGAGCACCCCGACCAGTGGGAGCTGTGGAAGAAGGAGCGCCCGGAGACGGCCATCGACGAGATCGTCCGCTGGGCGACCCCGGTGACCGTCTTCCAGCGCACGGCCAAGAAGGACACCGAGCTGGCCGGCCAGGCGATCAAGAAGGGTGACCGCGTGGCGATGTTCTACGCGTCCGCCAACTTCGACGAGACCGTCTTCGAGGATCCGTTCAAGTTCGACATCATGCGCGAGAACAACCCGCACGTCGCGTTCGGCGGCCACGGCGCGCACTACTGCCTCGGGGCGAACCTCGCGCGCCTGCAGATCAACCTGATCTTCAACGCGATCGCCGACCTCGCGCCCGACATCGAGCTCGTCGGCAAGCCGCGTCGGCTCCGCTCCGGATGGCTCAACGCCATCAAGGAGATGCAGGTCAACTACACCAAGTAG
- a CDS encoding response regulator transcription factor, which translates to MRVLVVDDERRLARTLQVGLGAEGFAVDLAHDGTDGLWLARENAYDAIVLDLMLPGINGYQVCRALREEGNWTPILMLTAKDGEWDQVEGLDTGADDYLTKPFSFPVLVARLRAVARRGARERPTALEIGDLVVDTAARRVHRGDVEIGLTAREFSVLAFLARHKGDVVSKRQILDAVWDGDFEGDPNIVEVYVRHLRNKVDRPFGRGAIETLRGAGYRLASDGG; encoded by the coding sequence ATGCGTGTCCTGGTCGTCGACGACGAGCGACGGCTCGCCCGCACGCTGCAGGTCGGGCTCGGTGCCGAGGGCTTCGCCGTCGACCTCGCCCACGACGGCACCGACGGGCTGTGGCTGGCCCGCGAGAACGCGTACGACGCGATCGTGCTCGACCTGATGCTGCCCGGGATCAACGGCTACCAGGTGTGCCGGGCACTGCGCGAGGAGGGCAACTGGACCCCGATCCTGATGCTCACCGCCAAGGACGGCGAGTGGGACCAGGTCGAGGGCCTCGACACCGGTGCCGACGACTACCTGACCAAACCGTTCTCCTTCCCCGTGCTCGTCGCCCGGCTGCGAGCGGTCGCCCGGCGAGGTGCGCGGGAGCGCCCGACGGCACTGGAGATCGGCGACCTCGTCGTCGACACGGCCGCCCGGCGGGTGCACCGCGGGGACGTCGAGATCGGGCTGACCGCCCGCGAGTTCTCGGTACTGGCCTTCCTCGCGCGGCACAAGGGCGACGTGGTGTCCAAGCGCCAGATCCTCGACGCCGTCTGGGACGGCGACTTCGAGGGCGACCCCAACATCGTCGAGGTCTACGTGCGTCACCTGCGCAACAAGGTGGACCGGCCCTTCGGCCGGGGCGCGATCGAGACCCTGCGCGGCGCCGGGTACCGCCTCGCGAGCGACGGCGGCTGA
- a CDS encoding pseudouridine synthase: MTRDIAVDDDGQIRLQKLLAQSGVASRRRCEELMLEGEVEVDGEVVTRLGTKVDPRTAVIKVSGKRLPPISDHVYLVLNKPRGVVSTMSDPQGRRTLSDLVADRPERLFHVGRLDTDTSGLLLLTNDGDFAHRMAHPSFEVEKTYVAEVAGRLAKGTVAELLAGVTLEDGPVEVRRARVIDTSTDKSIIELVIHEGRNRIVRRLLDQVGHPVRQLSRTRFGPIELGTLGGGRLRELSDDELGQLLELVGL, from the coding sequence ATGACGCGTGACATCGCCGTCGACGACGACGGCCAGATCCGCCTGCAGAAGCTGCTCGCCCAGTCCGGCGTGGCCTCCCGGCGCCGCTGCGAGGAGCTGATGCTCGAGGGCGAGGTCGAGGTCGACGGTGAGGTCGTGACCCGGCTCGGCACCAAGGTCGACCCGCGCACCGCGGTGATCAAGGTGTCCGGCAAGCGGCTGCCCCCGATCTCCGACCACGTCTACCTCGTGCTCAACAAGCCGCGCGGGGTAGTGTCCACGATGTCCGACCCGCAGGGGCGTCGTACGCTCTCCGACCTGGTGGCCGACCGGCCCGAACGCCTGTTCCACGTCGGGCGGCTCGACACCGACACCTCGGGCCTGCTGCTGCTCACCAACGACGGCGACTTCGCCCACCGGATGGCGCATCCGTCGTTCGAGGTCGAGAAGACCTACGTCGCCGAGGTCGCCGGCCGGCTCGCCAAGGGCACCGTCGCAGAGCTGCTCGCCGGCGTGACGCTGGAGGACGGCCCGGTGGAGGTACGCCGGGCGCGGGTGATCGACACCTCGACCGACAAGTCGATCATCGAGCTGGTCATCCACGAGGGCCGCAACCGGATCGTGCGCCGCCTACTCGACCAGGTCGGGCACCCGGTGCGCCAGCTCAGCCGCACCAGGTTCGGGCCGATCGAGCTCGGCACGCTCGGCGGCGGCAGGCTGCGGGAGCTGTCCGACGACGAGCTCGGCCAGCTGCTGGAGCTGGTCGGGCTCTAG